In a genomic window of Primulina huaijiensis isolate GDHJ02 chromosome 10, ASM1229523v2, whole genome shotgun sequence:
- the LOC140985921 gene encoding uncharacterized protein has product FQKQEFPKERNVDWANITSATAKATGIQRPHHPSQASAATESGPAAFFPTSREAKHLLPQLLLLHLHRHRHLTALLSLGARFFRPVVRTRLPEVHLKSIDFKKFNVTTTPDGLTLDAQSIVSVEVKNPNSNLRMEYDRTRIYVNDVNGGTNLGQVTVPGFMQDKNNVTTLKLTASSEKEILESKRAEELSNGFKNKKLVINVEIESGIGIKSSGWAVGTVEVKVLCCGVTLSQVRQGGAAAPKCRIKILDWVYLN; this is encoded by the exons TTTCAGAAACAGGAATTTCCTAAGGAAAGAAATGTCGATTGGGCAAACATCACTTCCGCCACTGCGAAGGCCACCGGGATACAGAGACCCCACCACCCAAGTCAAGCCTCCGCCGCCACGGAAAGCGGCCCTGCCGCCTTCTTTCCAACTTCAAGAGAAGCAAAGCACCTGCTGCCGCAACTTCTGCTGCTGCATCTCCATCGTCACCGCCATCTCACTGCTCTTCTTTCTCTCGGCGCTCGGTTTTTTCGTCCTGTGGTTCGAACCCGCCTCCCCGAAGTCCACCTCAAATCCATCGATTTCAAGAAATTCAACGTCACCACAACCCCTGATGGCCTCACATTAGACGCACAATCCATCGTAAGCGTGGAAGTCAAGAACCCGAATTCAAACTTGAGAATGGAGTACGACAGGACGAGGATATATGTCAACGATGTTAACGGGGGCACAAATCTTGGACAGGTCACCGTGCCTGGATTCATGCAGGACAAGAACAACGTGACAACGTTGAAATTAACTGCCAGTTCAGAGAAAGAGATTTTAGAGAGCAAAAGAGCTGAAGAATTGAGTAATGGATTCAAGAACAAGAAACTGGTAATTAATGTTGAGATCGAGAGTGGCATCGGGATAAAGAGCAGCGGATGGGCAGTTGGAACTGTTGAGGTGAAGGTTCTGTGCTGTGGAGTGACCCTCAGCCAAGTTCGACAAGGCGGAGCCGCTGCTCCCAAATGCCGAATCAAGATACTCGATTG GGTTTACCTAAACTGA
- the LOC140986441 gene encoding uncharacterized protein isoform X1 — translation MSETAEVRLVRCPKCKNLLPEVTGYSVYRCGGCGAVLRAGDKGFNLDSFSERSDEEKVAMMKEKYLEKYEKKGSMSDGMSNISSSSRAERSALRDSAENYGGSLMDRENLWEHGGGTIQGSDLDELGQAGVARDFKDLTLCNDDENRMQRLDQVSEDHGSSNLVSRPSYDYEFEVKNRIGVDGFNKDGYVGEDRPKIFRVLDGRNERLSRYGYLNDRGKEKTFLDRPIAHEDSRYSSEDWYPNKSLGVNSSSGQYPYLGTRFNRPSYQNQYPEPYRMHRLEMGVDGFNSSRCALNRVQQYEGPLRSEMLRRGPFPFRTPPLYQQPSSHPNSSGSYAGDGMVYLDPFEPYNPSDNHYHPSCSCFHCFNTRQGPPVAFGDKFSDVLVDTLFNYQKNSGSIGPRDYHFQDTDHHPLRSHNPLSHTRWSSDVNSEVDCFIRRHPPRLHSASAVLHCRPIGGGAPFFVCFNCFELLILPKNVATNSDPKKIKCGVCSIVIFFAFSNNKLVICDDVEAPTDSPVKLDDNGSLSPIRGEIYMHGHLNQVGTTFSSGDYDNTGYDFESMDREPEQPSPGQGRGSDSSETKYQSSKSKHTIEVEKVTESLNVLRDDPKLAYEERMNKEASPPVGSSLQEYFEYSNKFHVKNRQGSHEKYLPSKTTRHQFSINNSSAATETDVSSNEFSNTGTSFDSREASIKGRKASESFFAGIVKKSFKEFSRSNQKPEKEKADVTINGHRMPNEMIKKAEEVAGPIHPGQYWYDYQAGFWGLMGGPCLGIIPPGIKEFNHPMPEKCAGGNTGIYVNGRELNQKDLNLLKRRGMPTDRNRSYAIEISGRIIDKETGEELKSLGKLAPTMERLQRGFGMRVPKGAPRS, via the exons ATGTCAGAAACAGCGGAGGTTCGTTTAGTTCGGTGTCCGAAGTGTAAGAATTTGCTTCCAGAGGTCACTGGTTACTCTGTTTACCGGTGCGGTGGTTGTGGAGCGGTTTTAAGAG CAGGGGACAAAGGTTTTAATTTGGACTCGTTCTCAGAAAGGTCTGATGAGGAAAAGGTTGCAatgatgaaagagaagtatcttgaaaaatatgagaaaaaggGTAGTATGTCTGATGGGATGTCGAACATTAGTTCATCTAGCCGAGCTGAGAGGAGCGCTTTGCGGGATTCAGCTGAAAATTACGGTGGTAGCCTGATGGATAGGGAGAACTTGTGGGAGCATGGTGGTGGAACAATCCAAGGTAGTGATTTGGATGAGTTGGGACAAGCAGGTGTTGCTCGAGATTTCAAGGATTTGACTTTATGTAATGATGATGAGAATAGGATGCAAAGATTAGATCAAGTTTCTGAGGACCATGGCTCGTCTAATCTTGTGTCTAGGCCAAGTTATGATTATGAATTTGAGGTGAAGAATAGGATTGGTGTGGATGGATTTAACAAAGATGGTTACGTTGGAGAAGATCGACCTAAGATTTTTAGGGTGTTGGATGGGAGGAATGAACGGCTGAGTCGGTATGGTTATTTGAATGATAGGGGTAAAGAAAAGACTTTTCTTGACAGGCCGATTGCTCATGAAGATTCCCGTTATAGTTCTGAGGATTGGTATCCCAATAAATCATTGGGAGTGAATAGCTCATCAGGGCAATACCCGTATCTTGGTACACGTTTTAATAGGCCTTCTTATCAGAATCAGTACCCTGAGCCTTATCGGATGCACAGACTAGAAATGGGTGTTGACGGCTTTAATTCTTCACGATGCGCATTGAATCGTGTTCAACAATATGAGGGTCCATTGAGATCTGAGATGCTAAGAAGGGGTCCCTTTCCCTTTCGAACACCTCCTCTTTATCAACAACCTTCATCTCATCCAAATAGTTCTGGATCATACGCGGGTGATGGCATGGTTTATTTGGACCCATTCGAGCCATATAATCCTAGTGACAATCATTACCATCCATCTTGCTCTTGTTTCCATTGTTTCAACACGAGACAAGGTCCTCCCGTTGCCTTCGGTGATAAGTTCTCCGATGTATTAGTTGATACATTGTTTAACTATCAAAAAAATTCCGGCTCAATCGGTCCACGAGATTATCATTTCCAAGATACAGATCATCATCCTTTAAGATCTCATAATCCTCTCTCACACACGAGATGGTCCAGTGACGTGAATTCTGAAGTGGATTGTTTTATCCGCCGGCATCCTCCGAGGTTGCATTCAGCTTCTGCTGTACTACATTGTCGCCCTATAGGCGGTGGTGCTCCATTCTTCGTATGCTTCAATTGTTTTGAGTTGTTGATATTGCCAAAGAATGTTGCAACTAACAGCGACCCGAAGAAAATTAAATGTGGGGTGTGCTCTATAGtgattttttttgcattttccAATAACAAACTAGTGATTTGTGATGATGTAGAAGCACCAACAGATAGTCCTGTTAAGCTTGATGACAACGGTAGTCTGTCACCAATACGTGGGgaaatatacatgcatgggcaTCTAAATCAAGTTGGGACCACTTTCTCATctggtgattatgataatactGGTTATGATTTCGAGTCTATGGATAGAGAACCAGAACAACCTTCACCTGGCCAGGGAAGAGGCAGCGATTCTTCTGAGACCAAGTATCAAAGTTCCAAATCGAAGCACACTATTGAGGTGGAGAAAGTGACTGAAAGTTTGAATGTGCTGAGAGACGACCCTAAATTGGCTTACGAGGAAAGAATGAATAAAGAGGCTTCACCTCCTGTGGGATCATCACTTCAAGAATACTTTGAATATTCAAATAAGTTTCATGTGAAGAATCGTCAAGGTtcccatgaaaaatatttgccAAGCAAGACTACCAGGCATCAATTTTCTATCAATAACTCGTCAGCAGCAACTGAGACGGACGTATCATCCAATGAGTTCTCAAATACTGGCACATCATTTGATTCCAGAGAGGCAAGCATAAAAGGCAGAAAAGCATCTGAGTCATTTTTTGCTGGAATTGTAAAAAAGAGCTTTAAGGAATTTAGTAGATCAAATCAGAAACCTGAGAAAGAAAAGGCTGATGTGACCATTAATGGGCATCGTATGCCGAATGAAATGATTAAGAAGGCAGAAGAAGTTGCCGGACCCATCCACCCTGGGCAATACTG GTATGACTACCAAGCTGGATTCTGGGGCTTGATGGGAGGCCCTTGTCTAGGAATAATTCCT CCGGGCATCAAGGAATTTAACCATCCCATGCCAGAAAAGTGTGCTGGTGGAAACACCGGCATATATGTGAATGGTAGAGAACTTAACCAGAAAGATTTGAATTTGCTGAAACGTAGAGGGATGCCAACCGATAGAAATCGATCATATGCCATTGAAATATCCGGCAGAATCATTGACAAGGAGACTGGTGAGGAGCTAAAGAGCCTGGGAAAACTTGCTCCAAC CATGGAGAGGCTACAGCGTGGTTTTGGCATGCGAGTTCCAAAAGGAGCTCCACGATCATAG
- the LOC140986441 gene encoding uncharacterized protein isoform X2, translating to MSETAEVRLVRCPKCKNLLPEVTGYSVYRCGGCGAVLRGDKGFNLDSFSERSDEEKVAMMKEKYLEKYEKKGSMSDGMSNISSSSRAERSALRDSAENYGGSLMDRENLWEHGGGTIQGSDLDELGQAGVARDFKDLTLCNDDENRMQRLDQVSEDHGSSNLVSRPSYDYEFEVKNRIGVDGFNKDGYVGEDRPKIFRVLDGRNERLSRYGYLNDRGKEKTFLDRPIAHEDSRYSSEDWYPNKSLGVNSSSGQYPYLGTRFNRPSYQNQYPEPYRMHRLEMGVDGFNSSRCALNRVQQYEGPLRSEMLRRGPFPFRTPPLYQQPSSHPNSSGSYAGDGMVYLDPFEPYNPSDNHYHPSCSCFHCFNTRQGPPVAFGDKFSDVLVDTLFNYQKNSGSIGPRDYHFQDTDHHPLRSHNPLSHTRWSSDVNSEVDCFIRRHPPRLHSASAVLHCRPIGGGAPFFVCFNCFELLILPKNVATNSDPKKIKCGVCSIVIFFAFSNNKLVICDDVEAPTDSPVKLDDNGSLSPIRGEIYMHGHLNQVGTTFSSGDYDNTGYDFESMDREPEQPSPGQGRGSDSSETKYQSSKSKHTIEVEKVTESLNVLRDDPKLAYEERMNKEASPPVGSSLQEYFEYSNKFHVKNRQGSHEKYLPSKTTRHQFSINNSSAATETDVSSNEFSNTGTSFDSREASIKGRKASESFFAGIVKKSFKEFSRSNQKPEKEKADVTINGHRMPNEMIKKAEEVAGPIHPGQYWYDYQAGFWGLMGGPCLGIIPPGIKEFNHPMPEKCAGGNTGIYVNGRELNQKDLNLLKRRGMPTDRNRSYAIEISGRIIDKETGEELKSLGKLAPTMERLQRGFGMRVPKGAPRS from the exons ATGTCAGAAACAGCGGAGGTTCGTTTAGTTCGGTGTCCGAAGTGTAAGAATTTGCTTCCAGAGGTCACTGGTTACTCTGTTTACCGGTGCGGTGGTTGTGGAGCGGTTTTAAGAG GGGACAAAGGTTTTAATTTGGACTCGTTCTCAGAAAGGTCTGATGAGGAAAAGGTTGCAatgatgaaagagaagtatcttgaaaaatatgagaaaaaggGTAGTATGTCTGATGGGATGTCGAACATTAGTTCATCTAGCCGAGCTGAGAGGAGCGCTTTGCGGGATTCAGCTGAAAATTACGGTGGTAGCCTGATGGATAGGGAGAACTTGTGGGAGCATGGTGGTGGAACAATCCAAGGTAGTGATTTGGATGAGTTGGGACAAGCAGGTGTTGCTCGAGATTTCAAGGATTTGACTTTATGTAATGATGATGAGAATAGGATGCAAAGATTAGATCAAGTTTCTGAGGACCATGGCTCGTCTAATCTTGTGTCTAGGCCAAGTTATGATTATGAATTTGAGGTGAAGAATAGGATTGGTGTGGATGGATTTAACAAAGATGGTTACGTTGGAGAAGATCGACCTAAGATTTTTAGGGTGTTGGATGGGAGGAATGAACGGCTGAGTCGGTATGGTTATTTGAATGATAGGGGTAAAGAAAAGACTTTTCTTGACAGGCCGATTGCTCATGAAGATTCCCGTTATAGTTCTGAGGATTGGTATCCCAATAAATCATTGGGAGTGAATAGCTCATCAGGGCAATACCCGTATCTTGGTACACGTTTTAATAGGCCTTCTTATCAGAATCAGTACCCTGAGCCTTATCGGATGCACAGACTAGAAATGGGTGTTGACGGCTTTAATTCTTCACGATGCGCATTGAATCGTGTTCAACAATATGAGGGTCCATTGAGATCTGAGATGCTAAGAAGGGGTCCCTTTCCCTTTCGAACACCTCCTCTTTATCAACAACCTTCATCTCATCCAAATAGTTCTGGATCATACGCGGGTGATGGCATGGTTTATTTGGACCCATTCGAGCCATATAATCCTAGTGACAATCATTACCATCCATCTTGCTCTTGTTTCCATTGTTTCAACACGAGACAAGGTCCTCCCGTTGCCTTCGGTGATAAGTTCTCCGATGTATTAGTTGATACATTGTTTAACTATCAAAAAAATTCCGGCTCAATCGGTCCACGAGATTATCATTTCCAAGATACAGATCATCATCCTTTAAGATCTCATAATCCTCTCTCACACACGAGATGGTCCAGTGACGTGAATTCTGAAGTGGATTGTTTTATCCGCCGGCATCCTCCGAGGTTGCATTCAGCTTCTGCTGTACTACATTGTCGCCCTATAGGCGGTGGTGCTCCATTCTTCGTATGCTTCAATTGTTTTGAGTTGTTGATATTGCCAAAGAATGTTGCAACTAACAGCGACCCGAAGAAAATTAAATGTGGGGTGTGCTCTATAGtgattttttttgcattttccAATAACAAACTAGTGATTTGTGATGATGTAGAAGCACCAACAGATAGTCCTGTTAAGCTTGATGACAACGGTAGTCTGTCACCAATACGTGGGgaaatatacatgcatgggcaTCTAAATCAAGTTGGGACCACTTTCTCATctggtgattatgataatactGGTTATGATTTCGAGTCTATGGATAGAGAACCAGAACAACCTTCACCTGGCCAGGGAAGAGGCAGCGATTCTTCTGAGACCAAGTATCAAAGTTCCAAATCGAAGCACACTATTGAGGTGGAGAAAGTGACTGAAAGTTTGAATGTGCTGAGAGACGACCCTAAATTGGCTTACGAGGAAAGAATGAATAAAGAGGCTTCACCTCCTGTGGGATCATCACTTCAAGAATACTTTGAATATTCAAATAAGTTTCATGTGAAGAATCGTCAAGGTtcccatgaaaaatatttgccAAGCAAGACTACCAGGCATCAATTTTCTATCAATAACTCGTCAGCAGCAACTGAGACGGACGTATCATCCAATGAGTTCTCAAATACTGGCACATCATTTGATTCCAGAGAGGCAAGCATAAAAGGCAGAAAAGCATCTGAGTCATTTTTTGCTGGAATTGTAAAAAAGAGCTTTAAGGAATTTAGTAGATCAAATCAGAAACCTGAGAAAGAAAAGGCTGATGTGACCATTAATGGGCATCGTATGCCGAATGAAATGATTAAGAAGGCAGAAGAAGTTGCCGGACCCATCCACCCTGGGCAATACTG GTATGACTACCAAGCTGGATTCTGGGGCTTGATGGGAGGCCCTTGTCTAGGAATAATTCCT CCGGGCATCAAGGAATTTAACCATCCCATGCCAGAAAAGTGTGCTGGTGGAAACACCGGCATATATGTGAATGGTAGAGAACTTAACCAGAAAGATTTGAATTTGCTGAAACGTAGAGGGATGCCAACCGATAGAAATCGATCATATGCCATTGAAATATCCGGCAGAATCATTGACAAGGAGACTGGTGAGGAGCTAAAGAGCCTGGGAAAACTTGCTCCAAC CATGGAGAGGCTACAGCGTGGTTTTGGCATGCGAGTTCCAAAAGGAGCTCCACGATCATAG